The nucleotide sequence CACTGTGGTGAGCACAAATACTGAAGTAACGGCAGTCTGTACTTTCCACAGAAGTCAACAAATTTCACATTTTCCACTCGTGAAGCAAAATATACACCTAAAGGAAAAagataacaatatataatattaaaacttAAAAGCAAATGATAATgtatcaaataatttatatgaaaaaattaagTAAACACATGTCCTTGTattaacatgtatatatgtttcaCATGACCTATCAAGGTTTAACTGTGGTTAGTTGCTCCCAAGAAATAATTTTAAGActcaaaatgatttaaatgttGTCATACATGTATTATGGTATGGAGTCAGGACACTTGTCTCGTCGTTGAATAATGTACATGTGTGTTGACCAATAGATGTTCATTTTgattgttgtgttgctgtcttcTTGATATTCatccaatatttatcaaattaattaaacgTATCACGATAATTTCTGACTTTACAGTATTATAAACGAAtccttaaataaaattttgttgtATAAATTCTTTACCTTTGCATTCAAGATTAACACATCTCCGACAGGAATCAAGATAATTGAGTAGGTTTTTTGGCAGATCTTCCTggtcatattttactttttcaatctTAACAACTCTAGCAGAAAGTTCTAGCAGAGAAGGCACTTCATAGGTTAAATCTTGAACGAATTTAACAACCAATGGATTGTTTCTTAGACTTAATTCTATTAAATTAAGTGCTACAATTTCTGAAGGAAGGGTAGATAATTTGTTGTTGTGAAGACTCAAAGACTTCAAACGATGAAGGTTGACTAAGGTAGGTGGAAGACTTTGGAGTTGGTTATCACACAGGACTAGTGATGTCAGGTTATATAGTTGTCCTATCTCAGCTGGAATGTCTGTAAGTCTGTTTCCACCCATATAAAGGATTTctaacctgaaaaataaataagtttgGACATTTGGATACAAGACAATACACTGGTTGTTCAAACAATTTTGTTTCAGTTATGCAAGGCACAATTGAAAACtttcatgtcaaaactatacaaaatacaatgcatatttaaaatataaattgatgtAGATGTACATGTGCTTGAATAGTTTaagtgtatacatgtacatatattttgttgTCAGGGttgattttaaaattacaatCTTTAGCACTTCTTTCCTAGTTGATAAATCCACAGAATGAgacttcttatatattttttttaccatgttAACTTGCAATCCACCAATTACCATTTTTGTATGGTACTTTGTATAAAACTGTCATGGACTATCATGACTATTGTAAAGTGGTCctttttaaaaattcacaatttgtaaGGCCAAATTCCTTGTTCTCATTAAGATTTACAGTTGTATTTTCCTGTGCCTAAATCTGATGTTCTTAAAAGATTTCAAATTTAAGTACTTGTAAGAGTTAGACATGTAAGAAGATTTTTCCTGATAATTTTTAAACCAAAATTATGCAAAATTAATTCccttaaaaaaaatatcccaCTTAATAACAGTATACTGTAGCTACATGTAAATGAACATGTACAACTTTATAATctatacatacatgacatacatgcaTGACATAAGCAACAAGATACATGTAAGTGTAACTAATCATGCATGACAATGGAAAAATGTGTTAGGGTGCACGTGATCAACTGCATGTATTTATCAATCTTTATAATTTGTGTAGTCTTACAAAATTTATGTGTTCCACTTTTTCTTTTGATTATGGGAGTCAtgtcataattatatatatataacgtgtCTGttgtctttcatttgtctttgggttattgttttttttttattgaactttgATTATCTGCTTAAGTCCCCTTTAACTTACTAAGTAAGAAGTAATTTAGGATTTGTTAATATTGAACATTAAACTTTTGAATTTGATTGCTTTCTTGACATGCCTGAGCCCCTGTTGTGGTCTTGAGAAAAAACTACTTGAAaacttatttctttaaaaaaaaaagaaaacatgtaaTAAAAGTTAAAACTGGAAAAACTGGAAAGTTTTCTTTTCCACCAAGTCTTATTCATTTTGACATTTCTAATGAGATCTCTTAGTCCAGATTTCCAATGAGTTCTCTTAGTCCATGTAGTCCAGATTTTTAATGCGATTTCTTAGTCAAGATTACACTTGTATGTTGTCATAGGTATAGGTACATGTAGGTGGTAATTACAAaagaaatatacatgtacacctaacatGCCTAATACATCTCATGTATCTGTAAATTACAGTAATACTCAATTGCACGTGTATccttatacattgtacatgttatacatacACACTCATTCACACaatatattttcaacataaatttcTACTTAAATATCAATATCATTTTCTGAACTAGCGAGTCCAAAGATCATGAAGATGCATAAAAATAGTACCAGCTGTGACTGTAATTTTTATTCGGTTTAAAACTACAAATGTAAATCACTTTTGAGGCATtgctatttcattttttgtattttcttcacTGACACCATTGTAAAAATTAAGAATCCCTCATTACAATGTATTACATTTCAAAAATGATAACTAATTGTTTTGTCatgatatttcatgtatttaccatgtttaccaggTAAGGAACTCGAACAAGCCCCCAACTGCATGAAATGAGGCCATTATGAGGAACAAATTCGGTAAATCATTTTTAATAGTCTAATTTGATAgatgtaggtcacattcattaaaaGGGTCGGATAGTCATATTACAATGAGGGGTTAATTATCCCTCATTTGAGGGATTGTTCCCAAtctgtttaccatgtttaccccAGGTCTGCTTCATTCATGATCCACATTGACACTGTCAAGTACAGAATATTGTACTTTAAACATAAATctctaaatatatttaaaactcaacttgttaaaaaaaaccacacaaagtACTATAATGACTATAAAGTATacttgttaatttgtttttaccTAGACATATCCCTGATCAACGATGTAATTGATGAGATGGCATTGCCACCTAAGTATAATGCTTTCAATCGAGGTAGTTCAGTAAACTGTGGAGGTAACTCTGTAAATGAATTGGCAGAAAAGTTCAGCACCTCTAGAGATCGTAATTTACTAAAATCCTTTGGTATAGTTTTACACTCTAAGTCGTTGTTCTTGGCTATCAAAGTTctcaattgttttaaataaaccACAGCATCATCTAGTTTGTGACAGTTGTTGTTACTTATATCCAAAGTGATCAGGTTAGCAAATACATTTATAGACTTAGGTAACACTTCTATATTGTTATGGTGTAGGCATAATGCTCTGATCGACTTCGAACGATCAAATAAATATTCTGGTATGGCTGTTAGGTCACCATATGACAAATCCTCAGCTCCATCACTTAAATATTCATTCTCAGAACAAGAAGTTGTTTCCGACAAATATTCAGCCATTTAATCGATCTGTATCAAAAGATTATGATCTTTACTCATGAAATATATTCCATATTCTGTATCTTTACTGTAAGTGGCTACGCACATGACACGAAAGTGACGAGTGATGTTTGTTCTAAATTGTGTCACAGGCTATTCAATAGTTCACATTTCGGAAAATAACAGAGGTGAAGGTCGTTATAAGCTTTGTCCATTTCAATGACCGATTCCCTCTTTGATTTTATAGagtattgttttaaaagtaaagaCTTATTTGAAATTAAGTTTATAACTTGAATTTTGTCCGACAAACCCATTAagagaaaaataaagattttttttacgaTAACGTAagggatatttatttttttcaagcacATCAGGGGGAAAAGGCGTGATGGAAGGTGAAGAGAGTAAACATTCGACAGAAGCTATTGGAGAGACTGGTTTAACCAATATAAAGAAAGAAACCGAACAGGATGTACAAAGCGATAAGCAGGATGATGAATTAGATTCATTGTTAGACAGTATGAAACATCAATTAACAGAATACCAATACACAAGATATTTTATTGGGCTAATCAACAGATAATTTAAGACTGGGACAAGAGGGTAGAAATTGTGTACCCCACATGATTATTAGCAATACATTTGATCTAATATAGAGTTAACAATACATAGTAATCTCCATTTATAACTTAAATCACTCTAGTCCAAACAATTATGGGTATCATCTatggcaaggctatttttattatttttctgggacGCTTTCCTACAGCTACGACCCGACTAGCATCACTCTAAAACAATAATCAGgaataatgataataatttaaGGCTCAGTTGATTCTACCCTTGAATAATGTATATGAGGGTGGTAATGGGGGACCCTTCATTACGATTAATGGTAAAATTCTTGTCAAATgacagtaatttttggtgcatgacgataaaatgtacactttcctTTAGAATGTTTAGACAGTAAAAAGAATGGCGCTTAATTTTGTCTGAAAAtggtaacaataattatttgagacctcttaCAAATTACGACaagaatattttgtattttgagtAATCATGgtgaaattttaaccaatttgatcaTATTTTGATGCTAACAGTAGTTAAAAATGACCATTTGATGCCTGATGGTAAAGGGCATTCCTACCCTCATGTATATTATAGCATATTGAAAAGAAGGTGTTTAATGATGTCGGTCCATTCCTATACACCAATCTCAGGTTGTTTTAATGAATGAGTTCAACAGGTTGAATGACCCAAGGTAAAATGTTGTTAACACAGTCATTGAACAATGGGTTCTTACTGTGATGTATGAAATTGTCAGGAAAGTGCACAATTCTGAAAGTTGTCTTTTGCCAATATGTGTTCTGTCCTTGGTTGTTCCAGGTACAAATCGATAGTTCTGTTCCAATGTCATTTGTTTTGTGAAACAGGTTGATCCATTCAGATTACtgttatttgaaacaaaataattatgacaACACTTCCATTAAATATAGATAATAACATTGTATGAcattattatatttgaaattgGTAAAAGATAACatgatatagtttttttttttttttgaagaagaagaatttttttattgataattaggATTTTGCATTGTTTTCATACATGTCAAAGAATTTTCAACCTTCATATTTGAAGATGAATTCAATTATTACAATGTTCAACAAAAATGcagtaaggccaaataaaaatatatgtgtggttccagtaaccctaccgtccctactttttcggcttaaaaatagcctaccctaaagattttattgtcatttttcattaagcactgttaaagtcagaatgttgctcccatagactcaatgtaaaaaacaaacataaaataataaaaaatccctacctacctacctaccctaactttttttcagatgtaactggaaccacacatacttttttatttggcctaatgcTAATTTTCTTCAACATGTATTAATATAAGAATATGTTATAGCCtacgttttgaatttttgttatctACATGTTTGCattctgttgaaatatatttttttgtataattattaattttaattataaatagtGCATCCTATtcattttgaaatcaattttaaacttttgtttaggTGCTTTGAAAGATTTTGATGAAGTAAAGCCGAAAACAGCAACAAAAGAGGACCAGGGTAGTGCCAAGAAAAATGATTCTGTAAGCTAAAAACagctttttgttattttatatcatttgtatatgtACCAGTAAAGTAAATGTACATGCTATGCATGTTTTCTTTAGACTTGCTGACATCTTTATCTGGCTATGCTGCAAATTTATGTCTTGTCATTGTATGCCCTCCATCAAAATCTGTACATTGTATGCCCACCATCAAAATCTACATTGTATGCCCACCATCAATATATGTAGATTGTATGCCCAACATCATTATCTGTACATTGTACAGTGTATGCACAACATCAATATCTGTACATTATAATGCCCACCATCAATGTCTGTATATTGTATGCCCACCATCAATATCTGAACATTGTAAACCCACCATCAATATCTGTACATTATCAGGGTTCTCGTTAAGACGCGTATACGCGTCCTGGACGCATGGGAATCGAGCTGGACGCGTCATATAATGATTATATGTCAAAGTCAATGATATTGAAGGCATtcagacatatatatacaatacttGCCTGTATTTCATGATCAATGTTggtacattttaaagtaatcatAGTGATAAACAAGtttgagctttctaaaaagctatgAACTGCTTCACTTTATCCTAATTTAAGATAAAAGTGTGCATGTGGTTGTTGaattagtattggaaatgtgatatttttagctattgattgatataaaatggatgTACATATTTAAGATCCTTTAAGAGTGTTCGTTATACACCCatgcttttaaaatgtttaaattacttgttgaaagttaaaacaattataaatagaCACTACCCTTGAGGTGTGCTTCTCTGGAGGTGTACCTACAAATGTACATAGTCAGAAgatataaaatacagataatgcatttttgtaaacattgtataggAACATTGTTTAGCAAAGCAAGTCATGCAAATTGCAGAGTAACAAAGCAAATAAAcacgtattaataattgatatttaatattgaatttatctgtgaaatatATGCCtaataaaacgaacatgaattaatgacagttgatcgAAACTgcaatacacatagttaattttccaGCATTTGGTGTCTTATCCTGGAAGAGAAAAGTCCgtaattctttatctcatttaagccaatagctgTTGCTGTATCTCAGCCACATTATAATGCAACCAATCAGAATCTATCATGTGATAAGTAATTAATTCAAGATGGCGTGTACATGTATGTCTACTGAAGCTAATAGCACCGCACCTTGATACGTAgcaaaaataaacagacatttaTTTTTAGAAAGTTATGTGGTCAATAAATTCATATGTTAATgctttttaaaaataatcatGTTTTTAAGGCATCACAGAAATCAGAAGCATCAGGGGATCCTTTGTCAGACATGTTTGCTGATGAGTTCTCAGACGATATGGCTAAACAGTTTGAAGAAGCCATGAAAAGTATGGTTGGTGAAGATCCTGAATTAGTTTCACAAATAGAAAAACTAGCAGCTGCTGCTGGCAGTGCAGGTATTGATTTACTAGTAAATGATAGTGACAAGTCTATTATTTAGACAACAAGGAGGGGTGGGAATGTGATAATGAAAAGACTGTGtatgttttatacatattttaatgatTTGAGTTTCCAATATTATAAGATGctatcaaattgtaaaaaaaaaaataataagccaGTTCAAGtttagttttaaatgttttcCTTTTGTATGTTCTATTcatgtttgataaattttattcccCTGACACTAAGATATAACTGATAGTTTTGGATGTGTTTTGTTGTTCAACATATCTTCTTCATTGAACCCCTATACTAGTTATTATAACATTGGATCAAATTTAATGTTTGTTGATTTTACtaaaatttatattaagaaaaggtataaatgcattatatacagttttaaaattattttgttaggTGATTCACAAGAAGCACAGCAAGAGTTTGCTAAAAATTTAGCACAAACCATGTCTAGTCTTGATGAAAATTCAGAAGAATTACAGGTATGTTGAAAAAACTCAATAGATATAGACTATCTATGGTTCTGAAAATGGGAGGGAGGTTTACAACTACAATCAAAGAAAGATAAGTCTTGAGTTGAAATACCATAGATAGTTAATCGTCTATTTATTGCTATTTTGTTAGGCAATTACCTTGGCTTATGAAGTTATCATGGTCTCACTCTAATGGACTTCTCAAGTAGCATGAGAATAAAAGTAATAACACTGAAAAGTCATAGGTAAATTGTAGAAAATAGGGATAAATGGTTTGTCCTTTTGCTCTCTGTAAAAACCAGTATCTGGCCAAATATTTCTCTACTTCACAATAATTAAGGTCTaacttttattgtcaattatTAATGTTATCAATAAAAGCTATGCTAAAATGCAATATCTGCCTTTTACTGTCTTAATCAGTCTGTAacttaaaaaaagatttaaaaaaaacacaaatttgtcaactctgttttttttagtttgattaaagtcatatgaaacgagtgactggtgaaaaataatgtttatccaattcttgaaccaatgcatgtatatgtcgtaaacttagtcttctgtgcatgattttatcattttttacacaAACATATCGTATTATCAGCTTTTtatttctctctgtctgttataatgtgaaaatatggcagctacttAATTGTCATGTTTTGAAGCCATATTTTgctgattgtcaccttatagtaaacaatcaacaaagaagcatggacaTTGAGCACATGTTCAATCAGATAAgggtttattttaatgacagatccatgcgtattgcgatcacaggatatttacgaggagggtcacacTAAGGTCACTCTGCATAGGGAAAATGTGTCTGGGAATTGCATTCCTGGAAGCACacaattaaaaaagtaaacttcttcttaatgtggacaaattaaagaattttcttcataaaaaagtatatgtataACTAGCTATGATAAAAACTAGCCATGtaattataaaaaacatatgcatcattttttttaaatttgaggtttcatatgactttaactttGTTGAACTTTATTAAATCTTTGACCCAAGCTACGAGGTATTGTTGATCATGATAAATTGACTCGAGAAAGAAGATACTTTTGTGTACCAAGTACATACAAGAAATGAAAAGAGTTTTCTTGGTTTATACTCATTAGaactaaaatgataaaaaattttgaaaaaaataaggtgtgtttgaggtttttatttgtttattttcgtttttctctgAACTATTTCGTCATGACTAGAGTGAGGTAATTTAAAATTATAAGTATATCTATTGCAGGGTCAAATGTCAGAAGATGATTTGATGAAAGCCTTCACCAGCATGGGAATGGAAGATGGACAGGAAGGTTTTATGCCCATGATGCAGGGAATGATGAAGTCATTGTTATCTAAAGAAATCTTATATCCATCATTAAaagaattatcaaaaaaggtatcaatCTTAAAACCAACTAATGTTCATGACTTTTGCcaattaaaaactaaaacaccaaaaaatgtatgaaaaatgcataatacaagttaaaaaaaatgcaaaaataaattgTTGCATCAATGGCTAGTAAGGGGTAAATGCCAAATGGATTATTGTagaaaataagttggttaacagtagtGTTTGCAATTTGCATTTTCATATGGTACAGAAGGTATAAAATTAAtctatttttaataaattgtgcAAGATGTGTTCAATTCGGATATCTCATGATGTAAATTCTATATATGTAACATTGCAAACATTctgtttagtttgaaaaaaaatataattttgtaaaattataaaaaaaaaactaagataTTGAATGATACcaaatcaaaacattaaaaaaactcaaAGGACATCTAAATGTGGCAATTAATCTGAACAGCTACTGAAACAGGTGGGGACATTCAAATGTCACCCACATACATCTAGTTGAAATAATGAATTTGACAAAAATGGTTGACTTTTTCAGTATCCACACTGGTTAGATGAAAACAGAGATAAGACAGCTAAGGACCAGTTAGAAAAGTATTTACAGCAACAGAGAATTGTTGGTGAAATATGTGTAGAATTTGAAACAGAACAGCCATCTGAAACAGACGAAAGGAAGAAATTACGATTTGAAAGAATAATAGATTTAATGCAACAGGTAAGATAtttgtttaatgaaaaaaattacaatgatGGAGTACTTTCAGAGATATTGGCTTCTGACTTTGTTCCCAACCTTTTTATCAATGTCTTATTCACATGCAAGAGCAATTCTAATTaaaagtttgtttaaatatgtatatTTGAATTCATATGCACTGTAGAGGAAAGATGTTTTCAATCATTAGCTCACCTAGCTTCTGCCATCTGTTGTCTCATTTGTTTACtagtaaaaaaaatctaaaatattgtaGACCAGTTGTACATCTACTGAAAATATGCATGAGAACAagacttagattttttttttaaaatgttttataataattatatgcTATTGGACTTCTAGGTCTTGATAATATTGAAGGTTTTGGTTCAGGTTTAGATTTCATGCAACAGTAGTTTGATGTAATTAG is from Mytilus galloprovincialis chromosome 6, xbMytGall1.hap1.1, whole genome shotgun sequence and encodes:
- the LOC143079278 gene encoding peroxisomal biogenesis factor 19-like — translated: MEGEESKHSTEAIGETGLTNIKKETEQDVQSDKQDDELDSLLDSALKDFDEVKPKTATKEDQGSAKKNDSASQKSEASGDPLSDMFADEFSDDMAKQFEEAMKSMVGEDPELVSQIEKLAAAAGSAGDSQEAQQEFAKNLAQTMSSLDENSEELQGQMSEDDLMKAFTSMGMEDGQEGFMPMMQGMMKSLLSKEILYPSLKELSKKYPHWLDENRDKTAKDQLEKYLQQQRIVGEICVEFETEQPSETDERKKLRFERIIDLMQQMQDLGQPPKEIVGDMAPGLDFDENGLPKLPGTQQGCSIM
- the LOC143079277 gene encoding leucine-rich repeat-containing protein 58-like, giving the protein MAEYLSETTSCSENEYLSDGAEDLSYGDLTAIPEYLFDRSKSIRALCLHHNNIEVLPKSINVFANLITLDISNNNCHKLDDAVVYLKQLRTLIAKNNDLECKTIPKDFSKLRSLEVLNFSANSFTELPPQFTELPRLKALYLGGNAISSITSLIRDMSRLEILYMGGNRLTDIPAEIGQLYNLTSLVLCDNQLQSLPPTLVNLHRLKSLSLHNNKLSTLPSEIVALNLIELSLRNNPLVVKFVQDLTYEVPSLLELSARVVKIEKVKYDQEDLPKNLLNYLDSCRRCVNLECKGVYFASRVENVKFVDFCGKYRLPLLQYLCSPQCRTSPYVPNSDTDTDDEDTARAKLKKVLLG